The Cryobacterium sp. SO1 genomic sequence AGCCGAACGGGCAGTTCCGCACGCAGCCGGCCCTGCCGCGCCGGGCGCCCCGGTAGAGCGGATGCTCGTCTTCAGGCCGTGACGCGCTCGTAGCGGAGGAAACGGTAGCGCAGGTCGGTGCGAGAGGTGAGCCACTCGCCGGCCGCGGTCTGGGCGAACGCCGCACCGGGGGTGGGGGCGACGGTGTCGCCGGGTGCATCGAGGTCGACCTCGGTCACCTCGAGGTGGTCGGCCAGATCCAGCGCCTGACGGTAGATCTCGCCCCCGCCGATCACCCAGACCGGAGCGGGAGCCGCGGCGGCCAGCGCGTCGGTCAGGGAGTGCACCACCGTGGCGCCCTCGGCGGCCCAGTCCGGCTGGCGGGTGATGACGACATTGTGCCGGCCGGCCAGGGGACGAAACCGCTCCGGAAGCGAGTCCCAGGTGCGGCGGCCCATGACGACGGCGCCGTCCAGAGTGAGTTCCTTGAAGTGTGCAAGGTCTTCCGGGAGCCGCCACGGGATGGTGCCGGCGTCGCCGATGACCCCGTTGACCGCTTGAGCCCAGATCAGGCCGATCGGCGCGGCAGGCGCATCCGGTGCAGGCGCATCCGGTGCATCCGCCGCCGACCGAGCCTCAGACGGCAACGGGGGCCTTGATCGCGGGGTGGTGCACGTAGTCCACGACCTCGAGGTCCTCGAACTCGTAGTCGAAGATGCTGTCGCGCTGGGTGGTGATCTTCAGCTGGGGAGCCGGGTACGGGGCGCGGCTGAGCTGTTCGGTGACCTGCTCGAGATGGTTGGAGTAGATGTGGCAGTCGCCGCCGGTCCAGATGAAGTCGCCCACCTCGAGGCCGGTCTGCGCGGCGACGAGGTGGGTGAGCAGCGCGTAGCTGGCGATATTGAACGGCACGCCGAGGAACAGGTCGGCGCTGCGCTGGTAGAGCTGGCAGGAGAGCTTGCCGTCGGCCACGTAGAACTGGAACAGCGCGTGGCACGGGGCCAGCGCCATCTCGGGGATGTCGGCGACGTTCCAGGCCGACACGATGATGCGCCGCGAGTCCGGGTCGGTCTTGAGGGTCTCGATGACCTGGGCGATCTGGTCGATGTGCCCTCCCGCCGGGGTGGGCCAGGACCGCCACTGCACGCCGTAGACCGGGCCGAGCTCACCCTGTTCGTCGGCCCACTCATTCCAGATACGCACGCCGTGCTCCTGAAGCCAACCCACATTGCTCTCGCCGCGCAGGAACCAGAGCAGTTCATAGGCCAGCGACGGAAAATGCACCTTCTTGGTGGTGATCAGCGGGAAACCCTTGCTGAGGTCGAAGCGCAGCTGGGCGCCGAACACGCTGAGCGTGCCGGTGCCGGTGCGGTCGGCCTTGGTCGCCCCGGTTTCCAGAACCAGGCGCAGCAGGTCTTCGTAGGGCGTGGCAATGGAGCTTGGCTCGGCTGCAGTGTTCATCGAATCAAATCTACAGCGTGCCCGGCCGCTGCCAGAAGGGAGCCGTCACATCCGGTGCCCAGGGCCCCATCCTCGATAACATGGGGCGGTGAAGCCCTTTCTGCTGCTGGCGACCCGTTCCGAGGATGAAGCCGCCGACGACGAATACGCGGGGTTCCTGGCGGCCGGCGGGCTGATGCCCGGGCAGCTGCACAGGGTGCGCCTCGAGGCCGCACCGATGCCGCCGATCGCCCTCGGCGACTACTCCGGCGTGATCGTGGGCGGCAGCCCGTTCAACGCGAGCGACCCCGACGAGACCAAGTCAGC encodes the following:
- a CDS encoding dihydrofolate reductase produces the protein MGLIWAQAVNGVIGDAGTIPWRLPEDLAHFKELTLDGAVVMGRRTWDSLPERFRPLAGRHNVVITRQPDWAAEGATVVHSLTDALAAAAPAPVWVIGGGEIYRQALDLADHLEVTEVDLDAPGDTVAPTPGAAFAQTAAGEWLTSRTDLRYRFLRYERVTA
- a CDS encoding thymidylate synthase, which encodes MNTAAEPSSIATPYEDLLRLVLETGATKADRTGTGTLSVFGAQLRFDLSKGFPLITTKKVHFPSLAYELLWFLRGESNVGWLQEHGVRIWNEWADEQGELGPVYGVQWRSWPTPAGGHIDQIAQVIETLKTDPDSRRIIVSAWNVADIPEMALAPCHALFQFYVADGKLSCQLYQRSADLFLGVPFNIASYALLTHLVAAQTGLEVGDFIWTGGDCHIYSNHLEQVTEQLSRAPYPAPQLKITTQRDSIFDYEFEDLEVVDYVHHPAIKAPVAV